Part of the Paenibacillus terrae HPL-003 genome is shown below.
ATCAGCAGAGGGAGAGCCACCATGAAGCGCAGGGAGGTCACCGTCTCATATTTCATCGAACGAAGCAAGTAGCTTCCCATCACTGTCGAACCGCCCCACAGGACCGCTGCTCCTAGTGCAAGCAGGCTGCCGACGTGGACGAAATCACGAACATGTCCGAAAGGGAGCGACCAGCCGAAGGTAAGAAGATATGTCCCGAACAGAGCCACGACAATTAATATTCCAAAATTACGCGGCAGCATTTCCTTCAATATAACGCGGGCCAAAATAATAGCGACTAACGGCTGAAGCTTTTGGAGCAGCAGCACAGCATTAAGATCACCGTTGCTGAGTGCCATCGTGAAAATCACGCTGGCCAGAGCAGAACCGCCCCACGAGACGAACAAGATAGCCAAAATCTGACGAAGCCGTACCGCTTTAAGCTCCTCGCGATGCTTCCACAGCACTGGTGCAAGGGCAATAAAGAGCAGCACATGCTCCATTAGTACAATTTGTGTAGAGGTAAATGATTTGAGCAAAATAATGCGGAACAGCGGGTCCGCGCCCCACAAGGCCGCTCCAATTGCGACTAGCCAAAAACCGCTCTTCATGTGGGAGCTACGATCAAAACCTTTGGATGTTAGTACAGTTGATGATTGACTCATACTCAATTAGCTCCTTGCGAATACAGGACCGGTGGCACAAAAACCCCCGTCCATGGCGATAGGCCATGCAAGACGGGGGTTGATCAAATAAACTTGCCGCTTTATGCAAGATAAATGAAGTTGCTGCAAAACCAATAACGCAGTATCATCCACTTCGCGGCATGTTCATACTTCGATCTTCTTCCATCCGGACTTTACCGTCGGCTTTGGCATCTCACCAAATCAGTCCGTATCCTGTTGCCAGATACAGAGTCGCGGGCTTAGCTCCATGAGCCATACCGCCGGTTGGGAATCACACCCTACCCCGAAGATCCTTATTCCGTTTTTTAATTTCTCCTATAGGATATACCTGTTTTAGAATGAAGTCCAGTGAAAAATATGTGTACATCGAGCAATGGTTTTCATTTATTTCTTGAAAGCGTTTTACAAAATTACATATTACGAGGTAATATCCTTATACTCGATGCGGCGGATGGCCGCATAAGCTACGAGCATTCCTAGCACGGCGAAGCCGATCTGCACAAGCGCAATGGAGCCAAGCGTGGAGCCAAGCGCACCGTTATTATTCGAGAAAAGCAGGGCTACGATCAGGATCGAGGTCACAATTGTGGTGGGTACCGAATATTTTCGCATTCCCATGTATAGCGGAACTAGCCCCATAAAGCTTGCTGCAACCGCATTGATCAGTGTCCGGACTGATTGTTGTCTTAGTACGGCGAGGCTAAGTTTATCCGGTACAATAACGACGAACTGATTTAATAGATGGACGGCAGCCGTAATGATGATTTCCGATATAATAATGGACAGGAACGTAAACAGTAACACGACCAAGAGTTTGGCGACCATCAGCTTTTTGCGGTCAATCGGGTACATGAACAAGATGTTAATCGACTTGGACTTAAATTCGCTCACAATAAAGCGGCACAGCAGGATGGAGGCAAAAATAATAAATGTGGCTCTGACCAGATAGTCCAAGAGGTCCAAAAGCTCA
Proteins encoded:
- a CDS encoding DMT family transporter — encoded protein: MSQSSTVLTSKGFDRSSHMKSGFWLVAIGAALWGADPLFRIILLKSFTSTQIVLMEHVLLFIALAPVLWKHREELKAVRLRQILAILFVSWGGSALASVIFTMALSNGDLNAVLLLQKLQPLVAIILARVILKEMLPRNFGILIVVALFGTYLLTFGWSLPFGHVRDFVHVGSLLALGAAVLWGGSTVMGSYLLRSMKYETVTSLRFMVALPLLIVLTSVEHAPWNMPAGTWAGAAVIINLLLQALLPGLLSLLLYYKGLSTTKASYATMAELSFPMVGVVINWIAFQQIVTVAQLTGFMLIWITLFMISRQQKN
- a CDS encoding ABC transporter permease, whose protein sequence is MLKLMQLELKKFHLAGYIRSALIANACILGLIIIIALGNQSEGVPEFTRYAELLDLLDYLVRATFIIFASILLCRFIVSEFKSKSINILFMYPIDRKKLMVAKLLVVLLFTFLSIIISEIIITAAVHLLNQFVVIVPDKLSLAVLRQQSVRTLINAVAASFMGLVPLYMGMRKYSVPTTIVTSILIVALLFSNNNGALGSTLGSIALVQIGFAVLGMLVAYAAIRRIEYKDITS